Proteins encoded by one window of Acinonyx jubatus isolate Ajub_Pintada_27869175 chromosome X, VMU_Ajub_asm_v1.0, whole genome shotgun sequence:
- the PNMA3 gene encoding paraneoplastic antigen Ma3 isoform X1 encodes MPLTLLQDWCRGEHLNTQRSMLILGIPEDCGEDEFEETLQDALRHLGRYRVIGRMFRREENAQAFLLELAQDIDYALIPREIPGKGGPWEVVVKPRNSDGEFLNRLNRFLEEERRTVSDMNRVLGSDTNCPAPRVAISPDFWTWAQTLGAAVQPLLEQMLYRELRVFSGNTVSIPGALAFEAWLEHTTEVLQMWQVPEGEKRRRLMECLRGPALQVVSGLRANNAAITVEECLAALQQVFGPVESRKIAHVKFYKAYQEVGEKVSSFVLRLEPLLQRAVEKNAVLRRNVNQARLKQVLSGATLTDKLRDRLKLMKQRRKPPGFLALVKLLREEEEWEATFGPERGRLQGLDAGVRPSARANALRAVSFAAPGSTLQARPSQGSRRRRGRGQHRRGRVLRASSRGSGKRKHHTFCYSCGEDGHIRAQCSNPPNPLLVKQKRQAAMESGNGNRAWEKSHPKPKAK; translated from the coding sequence ATGCCATTGACCCTGTTGCAGGATTGGTGTCGGGGGGAACATCTGAACACGCAGAGGTCCATGCTTATCCTGGGGATTCCTGAGGACTGTGGTGAGGATGAATTTGAGGAGACTCTTCAGGATGCTCTCAGGCACCTGGGCAGGTATAGGGTCATTGGCAGGATGTTCAGGAGGGAAGAGAATGCCCAAGCATTTCTCTTGGAGCTTGCCCAAGATATTGACTATGCTTTGATCCCCAGGGAAATACCCGGAAAGGGAGGGCCCTGGGAAGTGGTTGTAAAACCTCGGAACTCAGATGGGGAATTTCTCAATAGACTGAACCGCTTCTTAGAGGAGGAGAGGCGGACAGTGTCAGATATGAACAGAGTGCTTGGATCAGACACCAACTGCCCTGCTCCAAGAGTGGCCATATCACCTGACTTCTGGACCTGGGCCCAGACCCTGGGGGCAGCAGTGCAGCCTCTGCTAGAACAAATGTTGTACAGAGAACTAAGAGTCTTTTCTGGGAACACTGTGTCCATCCCAGGGGCGTTGGCCTTTGAAGCCTGGCTTGAGCACACCACTGAGGTGCTACAGATGTGGCAGGTGCCTGAGGGTGAAAAGAGGCGGCGGCTGATGGAATGCTTGCGGGGCCCTGCTCTGCAGGTGGTCAGTGGGCTCCGGGCCAACAATGCTGCCATAACTGTGGAGGAGTGCCTGGCAGCCCTGCAACAGGTATTTGGACCTGTGGAAAGTCGTAAAATCGCCCATGTGAAATTTTATAAGGCCTAtcaggaggtgggagagaaagtCTCCAGCTTTGTGTTGCGTTTGGAACCCCTGCTCCAAAGAGCTgtagaaaaaaatgcagtattgCGAAGGAATGTGAATCAGGCTCGCCTGAAACAAGTCTTAAGTGGGGCTACCCTTACTGACAAACTTCGAGACAGGCTTAAGTTGATGAAACAGCGAAGGAAACCACCTGGTTTTCTGGCACTGGTGAAGCTCCTGCgtgaggaggaggagtgggaggcCACTTTTGGTCCAGAAAGGGGGAGGCTACAGGGGCTGGATGCAGGAGTAAGGCCATCTGCCAGAGCCAATGCTCTCAGAGCAGTGTCTTTTGCTGCCCCTGGCAGCACTCTTCAGGCCAGGCCTTCCCAAGGTTCCCGGcgcaggagaggcagaggacagCATCGAAGGGGGCGTGTGCTAAGGGCCAGCTCCCGAGGTTCAGGAAAACGGAAACATCACACATTCTGCTATAGCTGTGGAGAAGATGGCCACATCAGGGCACAGTGTAGCAACCCTCCAAACCCGCTCTTGGTAAAGCAGAAGAGACAGGCTGCAATGGAGTCGGGAAATGGGAACAGGGCTTGGGAAAAGAGCCATCCCAAGCCCAAAGCCAAGTAG
- the PNMA3 gene encoding paraneoplastic antigen Ma3 isoform X2, protein MPLTLLQDWCRGEHLNTQRSMLILGIPEDCGEDEFEETLQDALRHLGRYRVIGRMFRREENAQAFLLELAQDIDYALIPREIPGKGGPWEVVVKPRNSDGEFLNRLNRFLEEERRTVSDMNRVLGSDTNCPAPRVAISPDFWTWAQTLGAAVQPLLEQMLYRELRVFSGNTVSIPGALAFEAWLEHTTEVLQMWQVPEGEKRRRLMECLRGPALQVVSGLRANNAAITVEECLAALQQVFGPVESRKIAHVKFYKAYQEVGEKVSSFVLRLEPLLQRAVEKNAVLRRNVNQARLKQVLSGATLTDKLRDRLKLMKQRRKPPGFLALVKLLREEEEWEATFGPERGRLQGLDAGVRPSARANALRAVSFAAPGSTLQARPSQGSRRRRGRGQHRRGRVLRASSRGSGKRKHHTFCYSCGEDGHIRAQCSNPPNPLLAEETKEILEKGKGAAHRNSRGLEWGRGAKKPCPG, encoded by the exons ATGCCATTGACCCTGTTGCAGGATTGGTGTCGGGGGGAACATCTGAACACGCAGAGGTCCATGCTTATCCTGGGGATTCCTGAGGACTGTGGTGAGGATGAATTTGAGGAGACTCTTCAGGATGCTCTCAGGCACCTGGGCAGGTATAGGGTCATTGGCAGGATGTTCAGGAGGGAAGAGAATGCCCAAGCATTTCTCTTGGAGCTTGCCCAAGATATTGACTATGCTTTGATCCCCAGGGAAATACCCGGAAAGGGAGGGCCCTGGGAAGTGGTTGTAAAACCTCGGAACTCAGATGGGGAATTTCTCAATAGACTGAACCGCTTCTTAGAGGAGGAGAGGCGGACAGTGTCAGATATGAACAGAGTGCTTGGATCAGACACCAACTGCCCTGCTCCAAGAGTGGCCATATCACCTGACTTCTGGACCTGGGCCCAGACCCTGGGGGCAGCAGTGCAGCCTCTGCTAGAACAAATGTTGTACAGAGAACTAAGAGTCTTTTCTGGGAACACTGTGTCCATCCCAGGGGCGTTGGCCTTTGAAGCCTGGCTTGAGCACACCACTGAGGTGCTACAGATGTGGCAGGTGCCTGAGGGTGAAAAGAGGCGGCGGCTGATGGAATGCTTGCGGGGCCCTGCTCTGCAGGTGGTCAGTGGGCTCCGGGCCAACAATGCTGCCATAACTGTGGAGGAGTGCCTGGCAGCCCTGCAACAGGTATTTGGACCTGTGGAAAGTCGTAAAATCGCCCATGTGAAATTTTATAAGGCCTAtcaggaggtgggagagaaagtCTCCAGCTTTGTGTTGCGTTTGGAACCCCTGCTCCAAAGAGCTgtagaaaaaaatgcagtattgCGAAGGAATGTGAATCAGGCTCGCCTGAAACAAGTCTTAAGTGGGGCTACCCTTACTGACAAACTTCGAGACAGGCTTAAGTTGATGAAACAGCGAAGGAAACCACCTGGTTTTCTGGCACTGGTGAAGCTCCTGCgtgaggaggaggagtgggaggcCACTTTTGGTCCAGAAAGGGGGAGGCTACAGGGGCTGGATGCAGGAGTAAGGCCATCTGCCAGAGCCAATGCTCTCAGAGCAGTGTCTTTTGCTGCCCCTGGCAGCACTCTTCAGGCCAGGCCTTCCCAAGGTTCCCGGcgcaggagaggcagaggacagCATCGAAGGGGGCGTGTGCTAAGGGCCAGCTCCCGAGGTTCAGGAAAACGGAAACATCACACATTCTGCTATAGCTGTGGAGAAGATGGCCACATCAGGGCACAGTGTAGCAACCCTCCAAACCCGCTCTTG gcagaggaaacaaaagagataTTGGAAAAAGGGAAAGGGGCAGCCCACAGAAACAGCAGGGGACttgagtggggtagaggggcaaAGAAGCCATGCCCAGGCTGA